One stretch of Candidatus Margulisiibacteriota bacterium DNA includes these proteins:
- the rpoZ gene encoding DNA-directed RNA polymerase subunit omega has translation MTELSVDNLLTKAKNKFLLVNAASARAKQVSDGSLPYIDNFDPTNPVITALREIAADKFRIKVASADSKKPQEILLADDDENAPSQLDRLAKGAKEKPKEKPKKKK, from the coding sequence TTGACAGAACTATCAGTTGATAATTTATTGACCAAGGCCAAGAACAAGTTTTTATTGGTGAATGCCGCCTCTGCCCGCGCCAAACAGGTTTCGGACGGGTCCCTCCCTTATATCGACAATTTTGATCCGACCAATCCGGTGATCACCGCTCTCCGGGAGATCGCTGCCGATAAGTTCCGGATCAAGGTTGCCAGCGCCGACAGTAAAAAACCGCAGGAAATATTGCTGGCTGACGATGACGAGAACGCCCCATCCCAGCTTGACCGGTTAGCTAAAGGGGCCAAGGAAAAGCCGAAAGAGAAGCCGAAAAAGAAGAAATAA
- the rsmG gene encoding 16S rRNA (guanine(527)-N(7))-methyltransferase RsmG encodes MNEDKLFNIYLHELIEWNNKFNLTSITDPEEIRKKHFEDSLLLLRSLELKQGSLVDIGAGAGFPGIPLKIICPNIHLTLVEATKKKTEFLAHLAARLGLKNVEVVWGRAEEVLSTRREQFDLAVARAVAELNTLAEYCLPFVKIGGLFVAYKELAIEPEIERAGASIKRLGGLVNRVDKYDSRSLVFIDKIAPTPADFPRRSGMAKKRPL; translated from the coding sequence ATGAATGAAGATAAATTATTTAACATTTATCTCCATGAACTGATCGAGTGGAACAATAAATTCAATTTAACTTCGATCACTGACCCGGAAGAGATCCGCAAGAAGCACTTTGAAGACTCCCTGCTCCTTCTAAGATCATTGGAGCTAAAGCAAGGATCCCTGGTCGACATTGGCGCAGGGGCGGGTTTTCCGGGAATTCCATTAAAGATCATCTGCCCAAACATTCATTTGACCCTGGTTGAAGCAACCAAGAAGAAAACCGAATTTTTGGCCCACCTGGCAGCCAGGCTCGGACTTAAAAACGTTGAGGTTGTCTGGGGACGCGCGGAGGAGGTCCTTTCCACCCGGCGCGAACAGTTTGACCTGGCGGTCGCCCGGGCGGTTGCCGAACTGAACACCCTGGCCGAATACTGCCTCCCTTTCGTTAAAATCGGCGGTCTTTTTGTCGCTTACAAGGAGCTGGCGATCGAACCGGAGATCGAACGGGCTGGCGCCTCCATAAAAAGGCTGGGGGGCCTGGTCAACCGGGTCGACAAGTACGATTCCCGGTCGCTGGTTTTTATCGATAAAATCGCTCCAACTCCGGCTGATTTTCCCCGCCGGAGCGGCATGGCAAAAAAAAGACCCCTATGA
- a CDS encoding AAA family ATPase yields MAIAFAVVNQKGGVGKTTTTVNLAAYLATFGKKILLVDIDAQSNASAGLGIDRSNLNLCLYNILIEGVHAQEAVLKSNIANLDVLPSTPRLAGAEVELVSMLPRETRLKDALAAVKDQYDYLVIDCPPSLSLLTVNALTAADEVIVPIQCEYYALEGISQLTHTLELVRENLNPGLKIRGIVLTMFDPRTLLSSQVAEETRKYFGSKVFKTVIPRNVRLAEAPSFGQPILFYDPGSKGAEAYENLCREVLDDNRI; encoded by the coding sequence ATGGCGATAGCATTTGCGGTTGTCAATCAAAAAGGAGGGGTCGGCAAGACCACCACGACGGTAAATCTGGCCGCTTACCTGGCCACTTTCGGTAAAAAGATCCTCCTGGTCGACATTGACGCCCAAAGCAACGCCAGCGCCGGACTTGGCATTGATCGGAGCAATTTAAACCTCTGCCTGTACAACATATTGATCGAAGGGGTCCATGCTCAAGAGGCGGTTTTGAAAAGCAATATCGCCAACCTTGATGTCCTCCCCTCCACTCCCCGCCTGGCAGGGGCTGAAGTGGAGCTGGTTTCAATGTTGCCGCGTGAAACCAGGCTCAAGGATGCCCTAGCCGCGGTCAAAGATCAATATGACTACCTGGTCATCGATTGCCCCCCTTCACTTTCGCTCCTAACGGTCAACGCGCTGACCGCCGCCGACGAAGTGATCGTCCCGATCCAATGCGAGTATTACGCCCTGGAAGGGATCAGCCAGCTGACCCACACGCTGGAGCTGGTTAGGGAGAACTTAAATCCCGGATTAAAGATCAGGGGAATAGTGCTGACCATGTTCGATCCACGGACCCTCCTCTCTTCCCAGGTCGCTGAAGAGACCAGAAAGTATTTTGGCAGCAAAGTGTTTAAAACCGTGATCCCCCGCAATGTCCGCCTGGCAGAGGCCCCCAGTTTCGGCCAACCGATCTTGTTCTACGACCCCGGAAGCAAAGGGGCCGAAGCTTATGAAAATTTATGTCGGGAGGTATTAGATGACAACAGGATCTAA
- the gmk gene encoding guanylate kinase, with the protein MTKKARHKRGLLVVISGPSGVGKSTVVRRLLKKNPDLSLSVSMTTRQPRPGEASGEHYYFVAQEEFDQLVKNSELLEWAKVHGSYYGTPRSYVEKELSRGGVVVLEVDVQGAASIKRSVEEAALKAAVVFVFLIPPSVDILAFRLKKRKTEDQEVMNYRLRAAIAELQVMEKYDYIVVNDKVESAADKIRAIINVEKERTLLN; encoded by the coding sequence ATGACCAAAAAAGCCCGGCACAAACGCGGCCTGCTGGTAGTGATTTCCGGCCCTTCCGGGGTCGGGAAATCAACGGTTGTTCGCCGTCTTTTAAAGAAAAATCCGGACCTTTCTCTTTCGGTTTCAATGACGACCAGACAGCCTCGGCCGGGTGAAGCGAGCGGCGAACATTATTATTTTGTTGCGCAGGAAGAGTTTGACCAGTTAGTTAAAAACAGCGAACTTCTGGAATGGGCCAAGGTCCACGGGAGTTATTACGGGACACCGCGCTCCTATGTTGAAAAGGAATTGTCCAGGGGCGGAGTGGTAGTCCTGGAAGTTGATGTCCAGGGGGCGGCTTCGATCAAACGATCGGTGGAAGAAGCGGCGTTAAAAGCGGCAGTGGTTTTTGTTTTCCTGATCCCGCCATCGGTCGATATTCTGGCTTTCCGGCTGAAGAAGCGAAAGACCGAAGACCAGGAGGTCATGAACTATCGCCTGCGGGCGGCAATTGCGGAGCTCCAGGTGATGGAAAAATACGATTACATTGTAGTAAACGATAAGGTCGAATCTGCCGCTGACAAGATCAGGGCGATAATAAATGTTGAAAAAGAAAGGACGTTGCTAAATTGA
- a CDS encoding ParB/RepB/Spo0J family partition protein: protein MTTGSNAQKRGLGKGLGALIPQGSVFMGGRTVVNVDINSVIPNPRQPRTNFNKEMLQDLADSIKAQGVIEPILTRMRNGKYELVAGERRLRAAKLAGIAAIPSIVKDFTDEQSLEIALIENLQREDLNPMDEGEGYARLASEFGLTQEDISKKVGKSRSTVANMIRLLSLPKPIKESLRQRELFMGHARTLLSLDSEAKQIDLWKQMVKQKMNVRDAEAATQSNHRKKTSAKRAYSQNTELNSLIEKLTNRLATKVKVYGTPERGRIEIDYFSREDLERVIDIIEGRKR, encoded by the coding sequence ATGACAACAGGATCTAACGCGCAAAAAAGAGGTTTAGGCAAAGGGCTTGGGGCGCTTATCCCCCAGGGGTCGGTCTTCATGGGAGGGCGGACAGTCGTTAACGTCGACATTAATTCGGTCATCCCCAATCCGCGACAGCCGCGGACCAACTTTAACAAGGAAATGCTGCAGGATCTGGCCGATTCGATCAAAGCCCAAGGGGTGATCGAACCGATCCTGACCAGGATGCGCAACGGCAAGTATGAGCTGGTGGCCGGAGAAAGGCGTCTTAGGGCTGCCAAACTAGCCGGGATCGCGGCTATCCCTTCTATTGTTAAAGATTTTACCGATGAACAGTCGCTGGAGATCGCCCTGATCGAGAACCTGCAGCGCGAAGACCTTAACCCAATGGATGAGGGTGAAGGCTATGCCCGTCTGGCTTCCGAATTCGGCCTGACCCAGGAAGATATCTCCAAAAAAGTGGGGAAAAGCCGCTCGACGGTCGCGAACATGATCAGGCTCCTCTCCCTTCCCAAGCCGATCAAAGAAAGCCTCCGCCAGAGAGAGCTCTTTATGGGGCACGCCAGGACGCTGCTCAGCCTGGACAGCGAAGCCAAACAGATAGACCTCTGGAAGCAAATGGTCAAGCAAAAAATGAACGTGCGCGACGCGGAAGCGGCCACCCAATCCAACCATCGCAAAAAAACGTCCGCCAAACGAGCCTATTCGCAAAACACCGAATTGAATTCCTTGATCGAGAAGCTGACCAACCGCCTGGCGACCAAAGTAAAGGTCTACGGCACCCCGGAGCGGGGGAGAATTGAGATCGATTATTTCTCGCGCGAAGACCTGGAAAGAGTGATCGATATTATTGAAGGGCGCAAGCGTTAA
- the priA gene encoding primosomal protein N' has product MYAEVVLSKAAERIDKIYHYAIPERLLPKIKIGQAVAIPFGRRRETGYITGFVERAEVEQVREIEEIVSEQLLFNEHQVKLANWVAEYYCAFRLSALRLVMPPGKKNIKSLKAKTRKRQAEARAEGESLGPALTADQQMAVGRIVGSIEKSAGGTFLLFGVTGSGKTEVYMKSVQQALAQGKSSIIMVPEIALTPQLVQRFKARFGDGIALVHSDLTGAKRRREWERIASGEARIILGARSAIFAPAVNLGLVVVDEEYERSYKQDNAPRYHVREAANYLASLTGATIILGSATPSVETYYQSEKNNLVKLTLPKRIDSRPLPPVEIVDMRREKGGLLSKRLSDELRQTLERGEQAILFINRRGYFTYVQCRDCGFPLHCPHCSISLTYHSSEKKLLCNRCGFNTPPPPRCPQCNGHSLGYFGTGTQRIENEVADVFPAARILRYDRDSVSKRGSHESFFAVFAEGKADVLIGTQMVAKGLDVARVTLVGVVSADTALNLPDFRSAEYTFQLLTQVAGRAGRHNLPGKVIVQTHMPDHYSIQAAAKQDYGLFYRQEIVHRRELGYPPFSRLISLLFTGVEASRTMRAAEEVGRLIMAKKPDGILGPAPAVINKLHGEWRYRLLIKGEMEEGRAIVKKILKEYKPEGVHIAIDVDPLNLL; this is encoded by the coding sequence ATGTATGCCGAAGTTGTCCTCTCAAAAGCGGCGGAACGGATCGACAAGATCTATCACTATGCCATCCCGGAGCGGCTCCTCCCCAAAATAAAGATCGGCCAGGCGGTGGCCATCCCTTTTGGCCGGCGCCGCGAGACCGGTTATATCACCGGTTTTGTCGAACGGGCCGAGGTCGAACAGGTCAGGGAGATAGAAGAGATAGTCAGCGAGCAGCTGCTGTTCAATGAACATCAGGTAAAACTGGCCAACTGGGTGGCCGAATACTACTGCGCTTTCCGTCTTTCCGCGTTGCGGCTGGTCATGCCTCCCGGGAAAAAGAACATCAAGAGCCTGAAGGCGAAAACAAGGAAGCGGCAGGCAGAAGCCAGGGCAGAAGGTGAAAGTCTCGGCCCGGCTTTAACAGCCGACCAACAGATGGCGGTCGGTCGGATCGTCGGTTCGATCGAAAAGTCGGCCGGCGGAACTTTCCTCCTTTTTGGGGTGACCGGCTCCGGCAAAACCGAAGTTTACATGAAAAGCGTACAGCAGGCGCTGGCCCAGGGGAAAAGCTCGATCATAATGGTCCCGGAAATAGCGCTGACCCCTCAATTGGTCCAGCGCTTTAAAGCCCGGTTCGGGGACGGCATTGCCCTGGTCCACAGCGATCTGACCGGAGCGAAGCGGCGCCGGGAATGGGAGAGGATCGCCAGCGGAGAAGCGAGAATTATTCTGGGGGCCCGTTCCGCGATCTTTGCTCCGGCTGTTAACCTTGGCCTGGTCGTTGTTGACGAGGAATACGAGCGTTCTTATAAGCAGGACAATGCTCCCCGCTATCATGTCAGGGAAGCCGCCAATTATCTGGCGTCATTGACCGGGGCAACAATTATCCTTGGTTCGGCCACTCCTTCGGTCGAGACTTACTACCAGTCAGAAAAAAACAATTTAGTAAAATTAACCTTGCCCAAAAGGATCGATTCCCGTCCCTTGCCTCCGGTCGAGATCGTTGATATGCGCCGGGAAAAGGGGGGGCTGCTATCCAAAAGACTTAGCGACGAACTCCGTCAAACCCTGGAGCGGGGGGAGCAGGCGATCCTTTTTATCAACCGGCGCGGTTATTTTACCTATGTGCAGTGCCGCGACTGCGGGTTTCCCCTTCACTGTCCCCATTGCTCCATCTCGCTGACCTACCATAGCAGCGAGAAAAAGCTGTTGTGCAACCGCTGCGGGTTTAATACCCCGCCTCCGCCCAGGTGTCCGCAATGCAACGGCCATTCGCTCGGCTATTTTGGGACCGGGACCCAGCGGATTGAGAACGAGGTCGCTGATGTTTTTCCCGCCGCCCGGATCCTCCGCTACGACCGGGACTCGGTCAGTAAACGGGGTTCGCACGAATCCTTTTTTGCGGTTTTCGCCGAAGGGAAAGCCGATGTCCTGATCGGGACGCAGATGGTCGCCAAGGGGCTTGATGTCGCCAGAGTTACGCTGGTTGGCGTCGTGTCGGCCGACACCGCCCTTAATCTGCCGGATTTTAGATCGGCCGAATATACCTTTCAACTATTAACCCAGGTCGCGGGGCGGGCCGGGCGCCATAATCTGCCAGGTAAAGTGATCGTCCAGACCCATATGCCCGACCACTATTCCATTCAAGCGGCCGCCAAACAGGATTATGGGCTTTTTTACCGGCAGGAGATCGTTCACCGCCGGGAACTTGGCTATCCCCCTTTTTCCCGGCTGATCAGCCTGCTGTTTACCGGAGTAGAGGCTTCACGAACTATGCGGGCGGCTGAAGAAGTTGGCCGTTTGATCATGGCAAAAAAGCCGGATGGAATTTTGGGGCCGGCTCCGGCGGTGATCAACAAGCTCCATGGCGAGTGGCGCTATCGCTTGCTGATCAAAGGGGAAATGGAAGAAGGCCGGGCGATTGTTAAAAAAATCTTGAAGGAATATAAACCTGAGGGTGTCCATATAGCGATCGATGTCGATCCGCTTAACCTATTATAA
- the coaBC gene encoding bifunctional phosphopantothenoylcysteine decarboxylase/phosphopantothenate--cysteine ligase CoaBC — MLKGKTIILGVTGCIAAYKAAMLVSRLKDLGADVWVVMTKEGAQLVGPLTFRTLSGNPVVTDLYSQEFQNSPVPHISLSQKADLIVIAPATANMIGKVANGLADDALSTMALSTTAKKLIAPAMNCEMWRNQAVAANVEKIVKLGWETIGPVEGKLACGESDIGRMSEPEVIVARIIELLLPPQDLKGKNILITAGGTREAIDPVRYIANRSSGKMGYAIANEARRRGAAVTLVAANVDLPVPADVRLVKVESAQEMLAAVNGHYSGADAVIMAAAVADFKVKNQRSKIKKTSELTLELEETPDILKSLKKGGKKLVGFALETDDQVANAKRKLEEKNLDLIVANGPDNFGRDQARVSLIDRQGRSTDLPLAEKAEIASRILDALF, encoded by the coding sequence ATGTTAAAAGGCAAGACAATCATTTTAGGGGTTACCGGTTGTATTGCCGCTTACAAAGCCGCGATGCTGGTTTCCCGCTTAAAGGACCTTGGCGCCGATGTTTGGGTGGTGATGACCAAGGAAGGGGCCCAGTTGGTAGGCCCGTTGACTTTTCGTACATTATCAGGCAATCCGGTTGTTACAGATCTTTACTCCCAGGAATTTCAAAACAGTCCTGTTCCGCATATCTCCCTCTCGCAAAAAGCCGACTTAATAGTGATCGCGCCGGCGACCGCCAACATGATCGGTAAGGTCGCCAATGGTTTGGCTGACGATGCTCTGTCCACCATGGCGCTGTCAACAACCGCGAAAAAGCTGATCGCGCCGGCAATGAACTGCGAAATGTGGCGCAATCAGGCGGTCGCGGCCAACGTGGAAAAGATCGTTAAGCTTGGCTGGGAAACCATTGGTCCGGTCGAAGGGAAGCTGGCTTGCGGCGAAAGCGATATCGGCCGGATGAGCGAGCCGGAAGTTATTGTTGCCAGGATAATTGAACTGCTTCTCCCACCCCAGGACCTCAAAGGAAAAAATATTTTAATAACGGCCGGAGGGACTCGCGAAGCGATCGACCCGGTCCGCTATATCGCGAACCGTTCATCGGGAAAAATGGGATACGCGATCGCTAACGAGGCCCGCCGCCGCGGCGCCGCCGTGACGCTGGTCGCGGCCAATGTTGACCTTCCGGTCCCGGCCGATGTTAGGCTGGTCAAAGTTGAGTCGGCCCAGGAGATGCTGGCCGCGGTAAACGGGCATTATTCAGGCGCCGATGCGGTGATCATGGCGGCGGCAGTGGCCGATTTTAAAGTAAAAAACCAGCGGTCAAAGATCAAAAAAACCAGCGAGCTGACCCTGGAGCTCGAAGAAACTCCCGATATTTTAAAAAGCCTGAAAAAGGGGGGCAAAAAGCTGGTCGGTTTTGCCCTGGAGACCGATGACCAGGTAGCGAACGCCAAAAGGAAACTGGAAGAAAAGAACCTTGATTTAATTGTCGCTAACGGACCGGATAATTTCGGGCGCGACCAGGCCAGGGTCTCTTTAATTGACCGGCAAGGCCGGAGCACCGACCTTCCGCTGGCCGAAAAAGCGGAAATTGCCTCCCGGATACTTGACGCGCTTTTTTAA
- a CDS encoding BamA/TamA family outer membrane protein, giving the protein MKKISIVLLLGITILSGGLLAAPKKAAEVELVPLITAIEVRGNSAVPEKEIVDVIFSRVGNTITDDKIRGDLKAIYTLGYFADVSSSFEAFAGGSKVIFNVVENPKINTIVIEGNSVYSTAELQAKIKTKPGNLLNFKGLQDDIAMINELYKKDGYMLSRIADVDTDKKTGTLTFKIVEGRLESIVLAGNDSTKDYVILREFKSLPGTVLNEVQLKKDLRNVFNLGFFSEITPNFEPGSTKDNIVLELKIKESRTSTINFGGGWGEREGGFGFIDLSINNLMGTAQGLLIRGQVGQQLSSYQFKYTNPWFWPEKLGDKTSFTFRRWLTVGRDVFQTDQQAQYNGADVSFGKPLSGNYSVTFTLGRENVDPYGGSTFEAYISNTLAVTLAFDTRDFWLNPKEGRYYTLELKQGFKQASANSTFSKATLDLNHYYPVADNQVAAFHSGFGAGTGDVPIGELYWAGGANTVRGYYPSEAHKGTLKIILNAEYRLNFSDMFQGVFFYDWGNAWSGDAPDTANFLSGWGPGMRINTPLGPIRLDYGVPAGKTFSEGIMHFSIGQAF; this is encoded by the coding sequence ATGAAAAAAATATCTATTGTCCTCTTGTTAGGAATAACGATCTTGTCCGGCGGGCTTTTGGCCGCCCCGAAAAAAGCGGCCGAGGTTGAACTGGTCCCGCTCATTACCGCCATTGAGGTCAGGGGGAACTCGGCAGTGCCGGAAAAAGAGATCGTTGATGTCATTTTTAGCCGGGTCGGCAACACCATTACGGACGACAAGATCAGGGGGGACTTGAAAGCGATCTATACTCTCGGCTATTTTGCCGACGTTTCCTCTTCGTTCGAGGCTTTTGCCGGCGGATCAAAAGTGATCTTCAATGTCGTTGAAAACCCCAAGATCAACACCATTGTCATTGAAGGCAACTCCGTCTATTCGACCGCCGAGCTCCAGGCCAAGATCAAGACCAAGCCGGGAAATCTTTTGAACTTCAAAGGGCTGCAGGATGACATCGCGATGATCAACGAGCTTTACAAAAAAGACGGCTACATGCTCTCCCGGATCGCCGATGTAGATACCGACAAAAAAACCGGGACCCTGACCTTCAAGATCGTTGAGGGGCGCCTGGAGTCTATTGTCCTGGCCGGCAATGACTCGACCAAGGACTATGTTATCCTCCGGGAATTTAAATCCTTGCCGGGAACGGTCCTGAACGAGGTCCAGCTGAAGAAAGACCTGCGCAACGTCTTCAACCTTGGCTTCTTTTCTGAGATCACCCCCAATTTTGAACCGGGAAGCACCAAAGACAACATCGTTCTGGAGTTGAAGATCAAGGAGTCGCGGACCAGCACCATTAACTTTGGCGGCGGCTGGGGGGAGCGCGAAGGGGGCTTTGGTTTTATTGACCTCTCGATCAACAACCTGATGGGGACCGCCCAGGGTCTGTTGATCCGCGGCCAGGTCGGGCAACAGCTCTCGTCATACCAGTTCAAATACACCAATCCCTGGTTCTGGCCGGAAAAGCTTGGCGACAAAACCTCTTTCACCTTTCGCCGCTGGCTGACCGTCGGCCGGGACGTTTTCCAGACCGACCAGCAGGCGCAGTATAACGGCGCCGACGTTTCATTCGGTAAACCTCTCAGCGGCAACTACAGCGTCACCTTCACCCTGGGCCGGGAGAACGTCGATCCATACGGCGGCTCAACTTTTGAGGCTTACATTTCCAACACCCTGGCGGTAACCCTGGCGTTTGACACCCGTGATTTCTGGCTCAACCCTAAGGAGGGGCGCTATTATACCCTCGAACTAAAACAGGGGTTCAAACAGGCAAGCGCCAACTCAACCTTCTCCAAAGCAACCCTAGACCTTAACCATTATTATCCGGTTGCCGACAACCAGGTAGCCGCCTTCCATAGCGGGTTTGGCGCCGGAACAGGGGATGTGCCGATCGGCGAGCTTTACTGGGCCGGCGGAGCCAACACCGTTCGCGGCTACTACCCATCGGAAGCGCACAAAGGGACCCTGAAGATCATCCTTAACGCCGAATACCGTCTTAATTTTTCCGACATGTTCCAGGGAGTATTTTTCTACGACTGGGGGAACGCCTGGAGCGGCGACGCGCCTGACACCGCCAACTTCCTTTCCGGCTGGGGTCCAGGGATGAGGATCAATACCCCGCTCGGCCCGATCAGGCTTGATTACGGGGTCCCGGCCGGCAAGACCTTCAGCGAAGGGATCATGCACTTCTCGATCGGCCAGGCGTTTTAA